The proteins below come from a single Chitinophaga pinensis DSM 2588 genomic window:
- a CDS encoding acyl-CoA thioesterase, whose amino-acid sequence MSLVLTERANILVKFNEADPLGIVWHGHYVRYFEDGREAFGEKYGLRYLDIYKEGYTVPVVNVQCNYKRSLRYGDRVIVETTYVNTAAAKIRFEYKLYNFATGELVADGSSVQVFLDVPTSSLQLTIPPFFEKWKAEHGQVLPPNNEKR is encoded by the coding sequence ATGAGCCTTGTATTGACCGAGCGTGCAAATATACTTGTGAAGTTCAATGAAGCGGACCCTTTGGGAATCGTATGGCATGGACATTATGTTCGCTATTTTGAAGATGGAAGGGAAGCTTTCGGTGAAAAATACGGGCTGCGATACCTCGATATTTATAAGGAAGGATACACCGTTCCGGTTGTGAATGTACAATGTAACTACAAACGCTCGCTCCGTTACGGAGACCGTGTGATTGTGGAAACTACCTATGTAAATACAGCTGCTGCAAAAATCAGGTTCGAGTATAAACTCTACAATTTTGCAACAGGCGAACTGGTTGCTGATGGTAGTTCAGTGCAGGTATTCCTGGATGTACCCACATCTTCCCTGCAACTGACCATTCCTCCATTTTTTGAAAAATGGAAAGCCGAACACGGACAGGTACTTCCTCCTAACAATGAGAAAAGATGA
- a CDS encoding beta-ketoacyl-[acyl-carrier-protein] synthase family protein, with the protein MKSVYVVADNILSPLGRTTEENFANVSNGQSGIGLHDDPTMSAGPFYAAMMKEGQLESSWHDESLEQYTKFEQLVILSVQNALDRTSIDITNGRTAFIVSTTKGNIELLEQQENPADAPLQEMELFATAKKVAQYFNYKEDPIVVSNACISGLLAILTARRLILSGRYDHAVVTGADVVTRFVLSGFQSFQAVSSEPCRPFDAERKGVTLGEGAATVILTSDQAHVTTNAIRVGAGAVSNDANHISGPSRTGAELSIAMQQAMKGSGLTPADIGFVSAHGTATLYNDEMESKALHLAGLLDIPVNSLKGYYGHTLGAAGLIEAVIGMHALQQQVVIPTLGFRSLGVPHPVKVSSQISSRPMQHFLKTVSGFGGCNAAMIFSK; encoded by the coding sequence ATGAAAAGTGTGTACGTAGTGGCGGATAATATTTTATCTCCGCTGGGCAGAACAACAGAAGAAAACTTTGCGAATGTCAGTAACGGACAGAGCGGGATTGGTCTGCATGACGATCCGACCATGTCCGCAGGGCCATTCTATGCAGCCATGATGAAGGAAGGTCAGCTGGAGAGCAGCTGGCATGACGAAAGTCTGGAGCAGTACACAAAGTTTGAGCAGCTGGTGATCCTGTCAGTACAGAATGCACTGGACAGAACTTCTATCGATATTACCAATGGGCGGACTGCTTTCATTGTATCTACTACAAAAGGAAATATCGAATTGCTGGAACAGCAGGAAAATCCGGCAGATGCGCCTTTGCAGGAAATGGAGCTGTTTGCTACAGCAAAAAAAGTGGCGCAATATTTTAATTACAAAGAAGATCCGATTGTAGTCAGCAACGCCTGTATCTCAGGGTTGCTGGCTATTTTAACAGCCAGAAGGCTGATACTTTCAGGCCGTTATGATCATGCGGTAGTGACGGGAGCAGATGTGGTGACCCGGTTTGTATTATCCGGTTTCCAATCCTTCCAGGCTGTCAGCAGTGAACCATGCCGGCCATTTGATGCAGAACGTAAAGGCGTAACACTGGGAGAGGGCGCGGCTACTGTGATCCTGACGAGTGATCAGGCGCATGTCACCACGAATGCGATCCGTGTTGGAGCAGGCGCTGTGAGCAATGACGCTAACCATATTTCCGGACCATCCCGCACCGGCGCAGAACTTAGTATAGCGATGCAACAGGCGATGAAAGGCTCCGGACTTACACCTGCAGACATCGGATTTGTTTCAGCACATGGTACGGCTACGCTGTATAATGATGAAATGGAATCCAAAGCACTGCATCTCGCAGGCCTGCTGGACATTCCGGTGAATAGTCTGAAAGGCTATTACGGGCATACGCTGGGCGCTGCCGGATTGATAGAAGCCGTGATCGGTATGCACGCATTACAGCAACAGGTTGTGATACCTACGCTGGGTTTCCGCTCTCTGGGAGTGCCTCATCCGGTAAAGGTGAGCAGCCAGATCAGCAGCAGACCAATGCAGCATTTCCTGAAAACAGTATCAGGTTTTGGCGGTTGTAATGCAGCCATGATATTTTCGAAATAA
- a CDS encoding methyltransferase — protein MEFFTKETKTALQAQEAALRLAFAPIAFQATRALRDMGILQAVSDAGQTGLTIEEVLEKVSMSRYAVRVLLEAGLGIELLIIKDKKYILTKTGYFILHDRLTRINMDFSQDICYLGMNHLQESLTEGKPAGLKELGPWDTIYPGLPLLPPEIGKSWFDFDHYYSDLAFPQALPIVFENKPRRLLDIGGNTGKWTLACTAYDKDVQVTMFDLPGEIAIAAQRAKDAGVADRVSFHEANILDESLPFPSGFDAIWMSQFLDCFSEEQIVSILKRCGDALTETGTIYILEPFWNRQRFKAAAFSLQQTSLYFTAMANGNSQMYHTDDFFKCIDDAGLQIIEENNEMGLSYTLLKCKKK, from the coding sequence ATGGAGTTTTTTACTAAAGAGACGAAAACAGCACTACAGGCGCAGGAAGCAGCTTTAAGACTGGCCTTCGCACCAATAGCATTTCAGGCCACCCGCGCATTACGTGATATGGGCATCCTGCAGGCTGTTAGTGACGCCGGACAAACCGGGCTGACCATCGAAGAGGTCCTTGAAAAAGTATCCATGTCCCGTTATGCTGTACGCGTATTGCTGGAAGCTGGTCTGGGTATCGAACTGCTGATCATCAAAGACAAAAAATACATTCTGACCAAGACGGGTTATTTTATCCTGCATGACAGACTGACCCGCATCAACATGGACTTTTCCCAGGATATCTGCTATCTCGGTATGAATCATCTGCAGGAAAGTCTGACGGAAGGAAAACCCGCAGGACTGAAGGAACTCGGTCCGTGGGATACCATCTATCCGGGATTACCATTGCTGCCTCCTGAAATAGGAAAAAGCTGGTTCGACTTTGATCACTATTATTCCGATCTGGCATTTCCGCAGGCATTGCCGATCGTATTTGAAAATAAACCCCGCAGACTCCTGGACATCGGTGGTAACACAGGTAAATGGACATTGGCCTGCACTGCCTATGACAAGGATGTACAGGTAACTATGTTTGACCTGCCTGGTGAGATCGCCATTGCCGCACAACGGGCAAAAGACGCCGGCGTAGCCGACCGCGTTTCTTTCCATGAAGCGAATATCCTGGATGAAAGCCTGCCTTTCCCGTCCGGATTTGACGCTATCTGGATGAGTCAGTTCCTGGACTGCTTCTCGGAAGAGCAGATCGTATCTATCCTGAAACGTTGCGGAGATGCACTGACTGAGACAGGTACTATCTATATCCTGGAGCCTTTCTGGAACAGACAGCGTTTTAAGGCAGCAGCTTTTTCCCTGCAGCAAACTTCGCTCTACTTTACCGCAATGGCTAACGGTAACAGTCAGATGTACCATACCGACGATTTCTTCAAATGTATTGACGATGCAGGATTGCAGATCATAGAGGAAAACAACGAGATGGGGCTCAGCTATACACTGCTGAAGTGTAAGAAAAAATAA
- a CDS encoding NAD(P)/FAD-dependent oxidoreductase — protein sequence MTTEKVDVLVIGAGPAGSVAASIIHQAGYSVKIVEKLKFPRFVIGESLLPRSMEALEEAKFIDAIKAKGFQEKFGAKFVKGDKVCDFTFKEQHTEGWNWTWQVTRADFDKTLADTVASMGVPVSYETTVTDIQFNGSDSVTTVEDIKGNKSQIEARFIVDGSGYGRVIPRLFNLEKNSVLQPRKALFAHTVDERRSMADEPNRITAVVHQPGTWIWIIPFSTGVTSVGFVGDPSFFDSFPGTQEEKYRAMLESEPFTRERFRDVEFVFEPRVLESWSATTDKFYGDGFVLTGNVTEFLDPIFSSGVTLACVSSQTAAKLVIRKLKGEVVDWEKEYMEPTMQGVNTFRSYVMAWYDGTLDKIFFSAEKRPDVKNQICSVLAGYVWDMSNPYVQNHDTALKRLARTIELTEILKQDK from the coding sequence ATGACTACAGAAAAGGTAGACGTATTAGTGATCGGTGCAGGTCCTGCAGGATCCGTGGCGGCATCCATTATTCATCAGGCGGGTTACTCCGTGAAGATTGTGGAAAAACTGAAATTTCCGCGTTTTGTGATCGGAGAAAGTCTTTTGCCTCGCAGTATGGAAGCGCTGGAAGAAGCAAAATTCATCGATGCGATTAAGGCGAAGGGCTTCCAGGAGAAGTTTGGCGCCAAGTTCGTAAAAGGTGATAAAGTTTGTGACTTTACCTTCAAAGAACAGCATACTGAAGGTTGGAACTGGACCTGGCAGGTGACAAGGGCTGATTTTGATAAGACCCTGGCGGATACCGTAGCATCAATGGGTGTGCCTGTGTCTTACGAAACGACTGTGACTGATATCCAATTCAACGGATCAGATTCTGTGACGACTGTAGAAGATATAAAAGGGAATAAAAGCCAGATAGAAGCACGTTTTATTGTAGACGGCAGCGGCTATGGCAGGGTGATTCCCCGCCTGTTCAACCTGGAGAAAAATTCCGTACTACAACCGCGTAAAGCGCTGTTTGCACACACAGTAGATGAACGTCGTTCCATGGCGGATGAACCAAACCGCATTACAGCGGTCGTACATCAGCCAGGTACCTGGATCTGGATCATTCCGTTCTCAACAGGGGTTACCTCTGTAGGTTTCGTGGGCGATCCGTCTTTCTTTGACAGCTTCCCGGGTACACAGGAGGAAAAATACAGGGCGATGCTGGAATCAGAACCATTTACCAGAGAGCGTTTCCGCGATGTGGAATTTGTGTTTGAACCACGCGTACTGGAATCCTGGTCAGCCACTACTGATAAATTCTATGGCGACGGATTTGTACTGACCGGTAACGTAACAGAATTTCTGGATCCTATTTTCTCTTCCGGCGTAACTTTGGCCTGTGTTTCCTCGCAGACAGCAGCGAAACTGGTGATCCGCAAACTGAAAGGAGAAGTGGTAGACTGGGAAAAAGAATACATGGAGCCAACCATGCAGGGCGTGAATACTTTCCGTTCTTATGTAATGGCCTGGTATGACGGTACGCTGGATAAGATCTTTTTCTCTGCTGAGAAACGTCCGGATGTAAAGAATCAGATCTGCTCTGTACTGGCGGGATATGTATGGGACATGAGCAATCCTTATGTGCAGAACCACGATACTGCACTGAAGCGACTTGCACGTACCATCGAATTAACAGAAATCTTAAAACAGGACAAGTAG
- a CDS encoding phosphopantetheine-binding protein — protein MENLMAALKAQIVEQLNLQEVKPEEIGDDQPLFKDGLGLDSIDALEIIVLLQQQYGIRIANPEQGPEIFYSVRTIAEFITAHQTSK, from the coding sequence ATGGAAAATTTGATGGCGGCGTTGAAAGCCCAGATCGTAGAGCAACTGAACCTGCAGGAAGTAAAACCTGAAGAAATCGGAGATGACCAACCTTTGTTCAAAGATGGATTAGGACTGGACTCTATCGATGCGCTGGAGATCATCGTATTGCTGCAACAGCAGTATGGCATCCGTATTGCCAATCCGGAACAGGGTCCGGAAATATTTTATTCCGTGCGTACGATCGCTGAATTCATTACCGCGCACCAAACAAGTAAATAA
- a CDS encoding beta-ketoacyl-[acyl-carrier-protein] synthase family protein, with protein sequence MHRDVWIAGGGVICGIGNNLSECMNAFKHMEPGMAHMEYLHSVHRHTFPVVEVKASNETLAGWTKMPDKISRTALLSRVAAEEAWRSTGLGDIRQYRVGFVSANTVGGMDKTEEFFAEYLQDNSKGHLSQVIHHECGAITELVADAMGIRHHISTISTACSSGANALMYGARLIKNNMVDVVIAGGTDALTRFTLNGFNTLMILDQAACRPFDDTRTGLNLGEGAGYVVLVSDALAAEMPVGKVPWCRLSGYANANDAYHQTASSPDGIGNFLAMQGAMEMSGIKPEDISYINLHGTGTQNNDVAEGSAIARLFEPHYPPVSSTKSFTGHTLGASGGIEAVFSAWAVKEGIIYPNANFSKQMKELPFAPVTQFSTGHQLQHVMSNSFGFGGNCSSLVFSKSAQS encoded by the coding sequence ATGCATAGGGATGTATGGATTGCCGGAGGCGGCGTTATCTGCGGTATAGGCAATAATCTGTCTGAATGCATGAATGCATTCAAACATATGGAGCCGGGTATGGCCCATATGGAGTATCTGCACTCCGTACACCGACATACATTTCCGGTAGTGGAAGTGAAAGCTTCTAACGAAACACTGGCCGGATGGACGAAGATGCCCGATAAGATCAGCCGTACCGCATTGCTGAGCCGTGTGGCAGCAGAGGAAGCCTGGCGCAGCACCGGACTTGGGGACATTCGCCAGTACCGTGTAGGGTTTGTTTCTGCGAATACAGTAGGTGGTATGGACAAAACGGAAGAGTTCTTCGCAGAATATCTGCAGGATAATTCCAAAGGTCATCTCAGCCAGGTAATACACCACGAATGTGGCGCAATTACGGAGCTGGTGGCTGATGCAATGGGTATCCGCCATCATATATCAACGATCAGTACAGCCTGTTCCTCCGGCGCAAATGCGCTGATGTACGGAGCCAGGCTGATTAAAAATAACATGGTAGATGTGGTGATTGCCGGTGGTACCGATGCATTGACCCGTTTCACCCTGAATGGTTTTAATACCCTGATGATCCTGGACCAGGCGGCCTGCCGTCCTTTTGATGATACCCGTACGGGGTTGAATCTGGGAGAAGGCGCCGGGTATGTGGTATTGGTAAGTGATGCACTGGCGGCAGAAATGCCTGTGGGTAAAGTGCCCTGGTGCAGATTAAGCGGTTATGCGAATGCGAATGACGCTTATCATCAGACAGCCTCTTCTCCGGATGGTATCGGTAATTTCCTGGCTATGCAAGGCGCTATGGAAATGAGTGGTATCAAACCGGAAGATATCAGTTACATCAACCTGCATGGCACAGGTACCCAGAATAACGATGTGGCGGAAGGATCTGCTATTGCACGTCTTTTCGAACCGCATTATCCACCGGTAAGCAGCACCAAGTCCTTTACGGGTCATACGCTGGGCGCCAGTGGTGGTATTGAAGCGGTATTCTCTGCCTGGGCAGTGAAGGAAGGTATCATTTACCCGAACGCTAACTTCAGTAAACAGATGAAAGAACTGCCGTTCGCGCCGGTCACACAATTCAGTACAGGACATCAGCTGCAACATGTCATGTCCAACTCTTTTGGTTTTGGCGGTAACTGTTCCAGCCTGGTATTTTCGAAAAGCGCGCAATCGTAA
- a CDS encoding beta-ketoacyl synthase N-terminal-like domain-containing protein codes for MNIYIQGAGCVSPQETAQGGTFPANVLPWEGARMKANEPDYKQWIDVKLIRRMSRVIKMGVAAAQLSLQEAGIQQPDAIITGTAYGCLDDTGVFLSKMINQQEEMLTPTAFIQSTHNTVAGQIALMLGCHGYNNTFVHKGFSFESALLDALMILKEGRSAIILTGAMDELTNHSFNILSRFDLYKKEPVTPASLLHSQTHGTVAGEGAAFFVLGTEKGANTKAKLTGVTTLYKPAGKAEIAADIAAFLAAHNCSEDEVSLMINGRNGDASGDEWYEHMENNALAGKPVACFKHLCGEYPTAASFGMWLGAKVIAEQQIAAAAMFRGTAPTEIKKVLIYNHYKQTHHSLILLTAC; via the coding sequence ATGAACATCTATATACAAGGAGCCGGTTGTGTATCACCGCAGGAAACTGCGCAGGGCGGAACATTTCCAGCGAATGTGCTTCCCTGGGAAGGCGCGCGTATGAAAGCAAACGAGCCTGATTACAAACAGTGGATAGATGTGAAGCTGATACGTCGTATGAGCCGCGTGATTAAAATGGGCGTGGCTGCGGCACAGCTTAGTCTGCAGGAAGCAGGCATACAGCAACCCGACGCTATCATCACCGGGACCGCTTACGGTTGCCTGGATGATACCGGCGTGTTCCTGTCAAAAATGATCAATCAGCAGGAGGAGATGTTAACGCCTACCGCGTTCATCCAATCCACCCACAATACAGTAGCCGGACAGATCGCACTGATGCTGGGTTGTCATGGCTACAACAACACATTTGTGCACAAAGGCTTTTCTTTTGAAAGCGCCTTGCTGGATGCACTGATGATCTTAAAGGAAGGCCGTTCCGCCATTATCCTGACCGGTGCAATGGACGAGCTGACCAATCACAGTTTTAATATCCTTTCCCGTTTCGACCTGTATAAAAAAGAGCCTGTTACACCTGCATCCCTGTTACACAGCCAGACACATGGCACCGTAGCAGGAGAGGGGGCAGCCTTTTTTGTGCTGGGAACTGAAAAAGGGGCGAATACAAAGGCTAAACTGACCGGGGTGACCACATTGTACAAACCGGCAGGGAAAGCTGAAATTGCGGCTGATATAGCTGCTTTTCTGGCTGCGCACAATTGCAGCGAGGATGAAGTCAGTCTGATGATCAACGGCCGTAACGGCGATGCCAGCGGAGATGAATGGTATGAGCATATGGAGAATAATGCACTGGCGGGTAAACCCGTAGCCTGTTTTAAACATCTCTGTGGCGAATATCCTACTGCCGCCTCTTTTGGCATGTGGCTGGGTGCGAAAGTGATCGCAGAGCAGCAGATAGCTGCGGCTGCCATGTTCAGGGGAACAGCGCCAACGGAGATTAAAAAAGTACTGATCTACAATCATTACAAACAAACGCATCACTCGCTGATCCTGTTAACCGCATGCTAA
- a CDS encoding polysaccharide deacetylase family protein: MLTHRTANIGLFVLLAVALLVHNLWLTLPWWLFLLLPVPYVAALVWGACNIASGFYVPVVCAADTQEKKIAITFDDGPLEAYTPVILDILRQAQVTAAFFCIGDRIGGREALLRRIDAEGHVIGNHSFSHHFWFDMFGPAKMLAELQQMDRAVENVTGKRPRLFRPPYGVTNPNLAKAIRRGAYTPIGWNIRSLDTVAKDKAALFSRIKEGIRPGAVLLMHDSMEVTAQVLPELIQYLKKEGYTIERIDKLLNIPAYA; this comes from the coding sequence ATGCTAACACACCGTACTGCAAATATCGGCCTGTTCGTGTTGCTGGCAGTTGCACTGCTGGTACACAATCTCTGGCTGACATTGCCCTGGTGGTTGTTCCTGTTATTACCTGTCCCTTATGTGGCAGCGCTGGTATGGGGAGCCTGTAATATAGCATCCGGTTTCTACGTTCCGGTGGTATGTGCCGCCGATACACAGGAAAAAAAGATCGCCATCACCTTTGATGATGGGCCGCTGGAAGCCTATACACCTGTTATCCTGGATATACTCAGACAAGCGCAGGTAACAGCTGCTTTTTTTTGTATCGGTGACCGGATAGGGGGAAGAGAGGCTTTATTGCGTCGTATAGATGCAGAGGGACATGTGATCGGTAATCATAGTTTTTCCCACCATTTCTGGTTTGATATGTTTGGTCCGGCAAAGATGCTGGCTGAACTACAGCAAATGGATAGGGCCGTGGAAAATGTCACCGGTAAACGTCCCCGTTTGTTTCGTCCACCGTATGGCGTAACCAATCCAAACCTGGCGAAAGCGATCAGACGAGGTGCATACACACCTATCGGCTGGAATATCCGTTCGCTGGATACGGTAGCAAAGGACAAAGCAGCGCTGTTCAGCAGAATAAAGGAAGGCATCCGTCCCGGAGCTGTATTGCTGATGCACGATTCAATGGAAGTAACCGCACAGGTACTGCCTGAATTGATACAATATCTGAAGAAGGAAGGATATACAATAGAACGAATTGACAAATTGTTAAACATACCCGCTTATGCGTAG
- a CDS encoding outer membrane lipoprotein carrier protein LolA: MRRWLLILGCIVSTLPMMAQTGFKPVADVAAFKQQFAKASQATQSIQCDFVQEKNLSMLADKITSKGKFWFKKENKVRMEYAQPSYYLLVMNGKDIKVKDGQKENRVSTKGNKLFEQINKITIDCVQGNIVNNADFNTRVLENGQSYLLEMTPVNKALSQYFKSIHLLVDKKDYSVSKIEMYEAGGDDTSISFLHKQMNVNIADAVFAVK, encoded by the coding sequence ATGCGTAGATGGCTTTTGATATTGGGTTGTATCGTGAGCACCCTCCCGATGATGGCGCAGACCGGTTTTAAACCGGTGGCTGACGTAGCCGCTTTCAAACAACAGTTTGCAAAGGCTTCACAGGCGACACAGTCCATACAGTGTGATTTTGTGCAGGAAAAGAACCTCAGTATGCTGGCAGACAAGATCACTTCCAAAGGGAAGTTCTGGTTCAAGAAGGAAAATAAAGTGCGTATGGAATATGCACAACCTTCCTACTACCTGCTGGTGATGAATGGAAAAGATATCAAGGTAAAAGACGGACAGAAAGAGAACCGTGTTTCTACCAAAGGTAATAAGCTGTTTGAACAGATCAATAAGATCACAATAGACTGCGTACAGGGAAATATTGTGAATAACGCGGACTTCAACACCCGCGTACTGGAAAACGGCCAATCCTATCTGCTGGAAATGACACCGGTAAATAAGGCATTGTCTCAGTATTTCAAGTCTATTCATCTGTTGGTAGATAAGAAGGATTATTCCGTATCAAAGATTGAAATGTATGAAGCCGGTGGGGATGATACCAGCATCAGCTTCCTGCATAAACAAATGAATGTAAATATTGCTGATGCGGTCTTTGCTGTTAAATAG
- a CDS encoding DUF2062 domain-containing protein encodes MTDTTKYNDQFTARKAAVLVPTYNNAKTLESVIRDVLSYTSHVIVVNDGSTDETADILDRFPQIQRVEYTPNRGKGIALRRGFRYAVEQGYDYVITIDADGQHFASDLPVMLEKLETEQKAIVIGARNLQQENMPGKNTFANKFSNFWFYVETGLKGPDTQSGYRLYPVYAMRKMRFWCTKYEFEIEVLVRSAWKGIKIDWAPIKVYYPPAEERVSHFRPFRDFSRISVLNTVLVTIAFLYIKPRDFFRYLMKAENWRSMWYDHVLNKEESNFRKAISIGFGVFMGIVPIWGFQMVTAMALAVLFRLNKALVFMSCHVSLPPMIPFVIFASFATGRLWVKDGSLLLPFSTNLSLDIIKQNLFQYLTGACTLAVAAGVLVTLIVYVLLAIFRNDPARQRQVR; translated from the coding sequence ATGACCGATACGACAAAATATAACGATCAGTTCACTGCCCGGAAAGCAGCCGTACTGGTGCCGACCTACAACAATGCCAAAACGCTGGAATCCGTTATAAGAGACGTACTTTCTTATACTTCCCATGTCATTGTCGTAAATGATGGTAGTACCGACGAAACTGCCGATATCCTGGATAGATTTCCTCAGATACAGCGTGTGGAATATACGCCTAACAGAGGAAAGGGGATCGCTTTGCGCCGTGGTTTCCGCTACGCTGTTGAGCAGGGATATGATTATGTGATCACGATAGATGCCGACGGACAGCATTTCGCGTCTGATCTGCCGGTTATGCTGGAGAAACTGGAAACAGAGCAGAAGGCAATTGTGATCGGCGCGCGTAATCTGCAACAGGAAAACATGCCGGGTAAGAATACCTTCGCTAATAAATTTTCTAACTTCTGGTTCTATGTGGAAACAGGACTGAAAGGACCGGATACACAATCCGGCTATCGCCTGTATCCGGTGTATGCTATGCGCAAGATGCGCTTCTGGTGTACCAAATATGAGTTCGAAATAGAGGTGCTGGTGAGAAGTGCCTGGAAAGGTATTAAAATTGACTGGGCGCCGATAAAAGTATACTATCCGCCTGCGGAAGAAAGGGTTTCTCATTTCCGCCCCTTCCGGGATTTCTCCCGTATCAGTGTGTTGAATACGGTACTGGTAACAATTGCTTTTCTTTACATCAAACCGAGGGATTTCTTCCGTTATCTGATGAAGGCGGAGAACTGGCGAAGTATGTGGTACGACCATGTACTGAACAAGGAAGAGTCTAATTTCAGAAAAGCCATATCCATCGGCTTTGGCGTATTTATGGGTATTGTACCTATCTGGGGTTTCCAGATGGTAACGGCGATGGCGCTGGCGGTGTTGTTCCGGCTGAACAAGGCGTTGGTATTTATGTCCTGTCATGTGAGTCTGCCGCCGATGATCCCGTTTGTGATCTTCGCCAGTTTTGCCACCGGCAGACTATGGGTGAAGGATGGGAGTTTGTTGCTGCCTTTCAGCACGAATTTATCACTGGACATCATCAAACAGAATTTATTTCAATATTTAACAGGAGCCTGTACGCTGGCAGTAGCCGCCGGTGTTTTGGTGACACTGATCGTATATGTGCTGCTGGCCATTTTCCGAAACGATCCGGCCAGACAGCGACAGGTACGTTAG